In Candidatus Paceibacterota bacterium, one genomic interval encodes:
- a CDS encoding prepilin-type N-terminal cleavage/methylation domain-containing protein, with amino-acid sequence MKANTRDYGPRSERQRPRTVVAFTLLELLTVIAIMGILAAIALPAIRGLKPNVKVAGTRQLLDAVTRARQLAVSQRTPVYMVFLFTNFYSGLNGTNLARVQPLLDKQLTGYAFLTLRSVGDQPGVSTPRYLSSWKSLPAGAYIPVEKFLVGGLYLSNATMTPPAGPPVYIPPFPVTNNIPFPSEDNPVTVPVALPYIAFDGMGQLISGLPGQPELIPVAEGRVSFARDPNSKQALPQPPAVTEQPPGNTYDNFSLVYIDRLTGRARVERRKVQ; translated from the coding sequence CGGACCCCGCAGCGAGCGCCAGCGGCCACGGACGGTGGTGGCCTTCACGTTGCTGGAATTGCTGACGGTGATTGCCATCATGGGCATCCTGGCGGCCATCGCGCTGCCGGCGATCAGGGGCCTCAAGCCGAACGTCAAGGTCGCCGGCACCCGGCAGTTGCTCGACGCCGTCACCCGCGCCCGCCAGCTCGCCGTCAGCCAGCGCACCCCCGTGTACATGGTCTTCCTGTTCACCAACTTCTACTCCGGCTTGAACGGCACCAACCTCGCCCGCGTTCAGCCGCTGCTGGACAAACAGCTCACCGGTTATGCCTTCCTCACCCTGCGGAGCGTGGGCGACCAGCCGGGCGTGAGCACGCCGCGCTACCTCTCCTCGTGGAAGTCGCTGCCGGCCGGCGCTTATATTCCGGTGGAGAAATTCCTCGTGGGAGGGCTCTATTTGAGCAACGCCACCATGACCCCCCCGGCAGGGCCGCCGGTTTACATCCCGCCATTTCCCGTTACCAACAACATCCCGTTTCCCAGCGAGGACAACCCGGTCACCGTGCCGGTCGCGCTGCCCTACATCGCCTTTGACGGCATGGGCCAGCTCATCTCCGGGCTGCCCGGCCAGCCGGAACTCATCCCGGTCGCCGAGGGGCGAGTCTCCTTCGCGCGCGACCCGAACAGCAAGCAGGCCCTGCCGCAGCCGCCGGCCGTGACCGAGCAGCCCCCCGGCAACACCTACGACAACTTCAGCCTGGTTTACATAGACCGCCTGACCGGCCGCGCCCGG